A genomic window from Lotus japonicus ecotype B-129 chromosome 1, LjGifu_v1.2 includes:
- the LOC130731593 gene encoding uncharacterized protein LOC130731593, with protein MAMCRCVSVLTGWKEKNKGSSKRYSKGDLHAPLVKEQQPRMSRDLKPATLDVIVSCGVQKNSKYNEKIMNLESPVKTEAEDAYEGEDEHEDSPSIKRELSDFDLQAHEAVASEGCDPADKKVEYPSLHESQATIQLEDKYHKYSKKSVDLIQSGHVSDPGIGKGDFWASPKLTRSWSNLERRDVLRKTPHHFPSPKSQSFEDLQELSVNQMGVLESPRSVMTGCSADRVMLKRHSSSHVLPSGSKRLWWKLFLWNHRNIHRPQLSKLPQSHPASAALNRQCGYSSDTLEPKHGKAWRHVESPSPASSSGEYFAKSFNDKNIDNQRWSRFQKESTSFWAQNQWVAFSTESSSFNRVDEWVRNLEIQQTPQEEDFDHDDIGSTIFPPSPETGRSMARSTTQLVRHPDANLSKEILIANSVVQSLNPASTVAHISGIGIKAIPAISHFSSLRSVNLSSNFIVHITPAFLPKGIHTLNLSRNKISTVEGLKELTRLRVLDLSYNRISRIGQGLSNCTQIKELYLAGNKISDVEGLHRLLKLTVLDLSFNKITTTKALGQLVANYNTLQALNLLGNAIQRNINDDQLRKAVCGLLPKLVYLNKQSINPQRAREILTDSVAKAALGNSNRGSSKRALKKGSQGGPSSSSVHRGSASGVQKSKRSRSQTKHH; from the exons ATGGCCATGTGTAGGTGTGTGTCTGTTTTGACTGGATGGAAGGAGAAGAACAAG GGCAGCAGCAAACGATATTCAAAAGGGGACCTTCACGCTCCACTTGTAAAAGAACAGCAGCCGAGGATGAGTCGTGATTTGAAGCCAGCCACCCTTGATGTTATAGTCTCCTGTGGTGTCCAGAAGAATTCGAAGTACAATGAGAAGATTATGAATCTTGAGAGTCCTGTGAAGACTGAAGCAGAGGATGCTTATGAGGGAGAAGATGAGCATGAAGATTCACCCTCCATCAAGAGGGAGCTTTCTGATTTTGATCTACAAGCCCATGAAGCTGTTGCAAGTGAAGGATGCGATCCAGCAGATAAAAAGGTAGAATACCCCAGTTTACATGAAAGCCAAGCCACCATTCAATTAGAAGACAAATACCATAAATACAGCAAAAAGAGTGTTGATTTAATCCAAAGTGGACATGTCAGTGATCCGGGGATTGGCAAGGGTGACTTCTGGGCTTCTCCAAAGCTCACGCGATCTTGGTCTAACCTGGAAAGAAGGGATGTACTGAGGAAGACACCTCATCACTTTCCATCTCCAAAGTCACAGTCTTTTGAGGATTTACAGGAATTATCAGTAAATCAGATGGGTGTTCTAGAAAGCCCCAGGTCTGTGATGACAGGCTGCAGTGCTGATAGAGTGATGTTGAAACGGCATTCATCAAGTCATGTTCTCCCTTCTGGAAGTAAAAGATTGTGGTGGAAGTTGTTCCTCTGGAACCACAGAAATATACACAGACCTCAGTTAAGCAAATTACCACAATCACATCCTGCAAGTGCTGCTTTAAATAGACAATGCGGGTACTCTTCGGACACCCTTGAACCTAAACATGGTAAGGCATGGAGACATGTGGAGTCACCCTCACCTGCGTCATCTTCTGGGGAGTACTTTGCCAAAAGTTTCAATGATAAAAATATCGACAACCAAAGGTGGAGCAGATTTCAGAAAGAAAGCACTAGTTTTTGGGCACAAAACCAATGGGTAGCTTTCTCAACAGAATCCTCCTCCTTTAACAGAGTGGATGAGTGGGTGAGAAATCTCGAAATCCAGCAGACACCTCAGGAGGAGGATTTTGATCATGACGATATTGGAAGCACTATCTTCCCACCTTCACCTGAAACTGGTAGATCAATGGCAAGAAGCACAACTCAGTTGGTTCGACATCCAGATGCAAATCTTTCAAAGGAAATTCTGATTGCCAATAGCGTGGTACAGTCTCTGAATCCAGCCTCAACTGTAGCTCACATATCAGGCATTGGAATAAAAGCCATCCCTGCTATTTCACACTTCTCCAGTCTCCGCTCTGTCAATTTGTCAAGCAATTTCATAG TTCACATCACACCTGCATTTCTCCCAAAGGGTATTCATACACTTAATTTGTCAAGAAACAAAATCAGCACCGTTGAGGGCCTCAAAGAATTAACCCGGTTGCGGGTACTTGACCTAAGTTATAATCGTATCTCAAGGATAGGACAAG GGTTATCAAATTGTACACAAATCAAGGAGCTATATCTTGCCGGAAACAAGATAAGTGATGTTGAGGGGCTGCACAGGTTACTGAAGCTAACAGTTCTGGACTTGAGCTTCAACAAGATCACAACAACAAAGGCATTGGGCCAGCTGGTGGCTAACTACAACACACTTCAGGCTCTGAATCTGCTTGGAAATGCAATTCAAAGGAACATCAATGATGACCAGCTGCGCAAAGCAGTTTGCGGTCTTCTTCCAAAGCTTGTGTACCTGAACAAGCAATCTATCAACCCTCAAAGGGCACGTGAAATACTCACTGATAGTGTAGCCAAAGCTGCACTAGGGAACAGCAACCGAGGCTCTTCCAAAAGAGCACTCAAGAAAGGCAGCCAAGGAGGACCGAGTTCGTCCAGTGTGCATAGAGGCAGTGCTAGTGGTGTCCAGAAAAGTAAACGGTCAAGGAGCCAAACTAAACATCATTAG